One stretch of Brachyhypopomus gauderio isolate BG-103 chromosome 10, BGAUD_0.2, whole genome shotgun sequence DNA includes these proteins:
- the ano11 gene encoding anoctamin-7 encodes MPRKKGSEHLQDREVLLDLDYAGEPHGADCYGSLKNGSFIPPRYMNAVVDEEEGDSIFVHCEKTLNPPARPQASYFRDSQTKIDYVLVWEVKSHRKRRARGKSHPETEEAGEPGDGAPEESRSERRKAQLARWRDRFIHNLQIAGLLLEKEESCSAKKTIHYLKLSAPWDVLVYYAEELCLRAPLQAQPHPDFNTSARILQKFYVPNVMAEAVPNRPVDYYTCAFRKSKMEKFLGYDDHENYFTDTQRHRIVYEILARTAYGKRKRAEVGVARLLNEGAFKAAFPLHDGPFERPGCEIPPDQLNRRQVLYYYWARWSKWYKYQPLDHIREYFGEKIALYFAWLGFYTAWLLPAAVVGTFVFVSGVMTMASNTPAKEICESGGQYLMCPLCETCKPWNMSDICPMAKVGYLFDHPGTVIFSVFMSFWAVTFLEYWKRKNATLAHHWDCMDFHEEQEPPRPEFAATAPAMEENPVTGVKEPYFPEKARLSRMLTGSMVIVIMLCVVIIFLVTVIIYRSIVSVMMYETGSSVLRTQAGNIANISSSMVNLALILLMGQVYTALAEQLTKWEMHRTQTQYEDAFTFKVFVFQFVNFYSSPFYVAFFKGRFVGYPGHYGTLFGMRNEDCGPGGCLIELAEQLFIIMIGKQLINNVQEFVIPKVKAWRQKQSLASVRKSQAGQEPQPWEHDYELIECEGLFDEYLEIVLQFGFITIFVAAFPLAPLFALLNNWAELRLDAHKFVCEYRRPVAERAQNIGVWFIILEALSHVSVIVNAFLIAFTSDFLPRLLYQYKFDNDLNGYVNFTLAYAPPTYNYSAHGICRYKAFRDENGNYTLVYWELLAVRLGFIIAFEHVVFFVLRVIDWMVPDIPESLEVKIKRERYLAKQALADNQEALLQATRLAA; translated from the exons ATGCCGAGGAAGAAGGGCTCGGAGCATCTGCAGGACCGCGAGGTCCTACTGGATCTGGACTATGCCGGCGAGCCCCACGGTGCCGACTGCTACGGCAGCCTGAAGAACGGCAGCTTCATCCCCCCCagatat ATGAATGCAGtagtggatgaagaggagggtgaTTCCATCTTCGTCCACTGCGAAAAGACTCTAAACCCACCCGCCCGGCCCCAGGCCAGCTACTTCAGAGACAGCCAGACTAAAATAG ATTATGtgctggtgtgggaggtgaAGTCGCACAGGAAGCGGAGAGCCCGTGGGAAAAGCCACCCGGAGACGGAGGAGGCGGGGGAGCCGGGCGACGGAGCCCCAGAGGAGAGCAGGTCCGAACGGAGAAAAGCCCAGCTGGCCCGCTGGAGGGACagattcatccacaacctgcaGATTGCCGGGCTGCTGTTAGAAAAG GAGGAATCGTGCAGTGCAAAAAAGACAATACACTACCTGAAGCTCAGCGCTCCCTGGGATGTGCTGGTGTACTATGCTGAAGAGTTGTGCTTACGAGCGCCACTGCAG GCGCAGCCGCATCCAGACTTTAACACCTCCGCCCGGATCCTTCAGAAGTTCTATGTGCCAAACGTGATGGCCGAAGCAGTCCCCAACAGACCGGTGGACTACTACACCTGCGCCTTTCGCAAATCCAAGATGGAGAA ATTTCTGGGCTACGACGACCATGAGAACTATTTCACTGACACCCAGAGGCACCGCATT GTGTATGAGATCCTAGCGAGGACTGCATACGGTAAACGAAAGAGGGCAGAGGTCGGAGTAGCTCGACTGCTGAATGAAGGAGCCTTCAAAGCAGCGTTTCCTCTTCATGAC GGTCCCTTTGAGCGACCAGGATGTGAAATTCCCCCAGATCAGCTAAATAGGAGGCAGGTTCTGTATTACTACTGGGCTCGCTGGTCAAAGTGGTACAAGTACCAGCCCCTGGATCACATTCGTGAGTACTTTGGGGAGAAAATCGCACTCTACTTTGCGTGGCTCG GCTTTTACACAGCGTGGCTGCTTCCCGCAGCTGTAGTTGGGACGTTTGTGTTCGTGTCGGGCGTCATGACGATGGCCTCCAACACTCCAGC GAAAGAAATCTGTGAAAGTGGAGGACAATACCTTATGTGTCCTCTCTGTGAAACCTGCAAGCCATGGAATATGTCTGACATTTGCCCTATGGCCAAG GTGGGCTACCTGTTCGACCACCCAGGCACGGTGATCTTCAGCGTCTTCATGTCCTTCTGGGCCGTCACCTTTCTGGAGTACTGGAAGCGAAAGAATGCCACTCTGGCTCACCACTGGGACTGCATGGACTTCCACGAGGAGCAG GAGCCGCCCCGGCCCGAGTTTGCGGCCACGGCCCCCGCGATGGAGGAGAACCCGGTGACGGGAGTGAAGGAGCCATACTTCCCGGAGAAGGCACGCCTGTCCCGCATGTTGACGGGCTCCATGGTGATCGTCATAATG ctgtgtgtggtgaTCATTTTCCTGGTCACCGTCATCATCTACCGGAGCATCGTGAGCGTGATGATGTACGAGACGGGCAGCTCGGTGCTACGCACTCAG gctgGGAACATTGCCAACATCTCCAGTAGTATGGTAAACCTGGCTTTGATTTTGCTGATGGGGCAGGTGTATACAGCCTTGGCCGAACAGCTCACTAAATGGG AGATGCACAGGACACAGACCCAGTACGAGGACGCGTTTACGTTTAAGGTGTTCGTCTTCCAGTTTGTCAACTTCTATTCCTCCCCTTTCTATGTGGCCTTCTTCAAGGGAAG GTTTGTGGGCTACCCTGGTCATTACGGCACTTTGTTTGGGATGAGAAACGAGGAT TGCGGTCCGGGGGGCTGCCTGATCGAGCTGGCCGAGCAACTCTTCATCATCATGATCGGAAAACAGCTCATCAACAACGTTCAGGAGTTTGTCATACC tAAAGTGAAGGCCTGGAGACAGAAGCAGAGCCTGGCGTCTGTGAGGAAGTCTCAGGCTGGGCAGGAGCCCCAGCCGTGGGAGCACGACTACGAGCTCATTGAATGCGAGGGCCTGTTTGACGAGTACCTGGAGATCG TACTGCAGTTCGGCTTCATCACCATCTTCGTGGCGGCGTTCCCCCTGGCCCCGCTCTTCGCCCTGCTCAACAACTGGGCCGAGCTACGGCTCGACGCGCACAAGTTCGTGTGCGAATACCGGCGGCCCGTGGCCGAGCGTGCCCAGAACATCGGCGTGTGGTTCATCATCCTGGAAGCCCTGTCCCATGTGTCCGTCATCGTGAAT GCTTTCCTCATCGCATTTACATCTGACTTCCTGCCTCGTCTGCTGTACCAGTATAAATTTGATAATGATTTGAATGGCTACGTCAACTTCACGCTGGCCTACGCTCCACCCACCTATAACTACTCCGCCCATGGCATCTGCAG GTACAAAGCTTTTCGTGATGAAAATGGGAACTACACACTGGTTTACTGGGAGCTTCTTGCAGTCAGACTTGGCTTCATCATTGCATTTGAG CACGTGGTGTTCTTTGTGCTACGCGTAATTGACTGGATGGTCCCTGACATTCCTGAGTCTCTGGAGGTGAAAATCAAGCGGGAGCGATATCTGGCCAAACAGGCTCTGGCAGACAACCAGGAGGCCCTGTTG CAAGCAACGCGTCTGGCAGCTTGA